In Solanum pennellii chromosome 7, SPENNV200, the following are encoded in one genomic region:
- the LOC114077865 gene encoding uncharacterized protein LOC114077865, whose product MVLFLLHLHMNNNNLEGSFLMLEKFSSSFVMLFGDVSAQERTSERNLRRRTRYAQMSPERKQLFLSELREKRAESKRQKHLHQSNTTAALTISSSSLSPQEVEASEATNLPVTLTTGHHQSNSTGALTISTSSLSPQQG is encoded by the exons ATggttctctttcttcttcatcttcatatGAACAACAACAACCTAGAG GGAAGCTTTTTAATGCTGGAGAAATTCTCAAGTTCTTTTGTTATGCTTTTTGGTG ATGTGTCTGCCCAAGAAAGAACTTCTGAGAGAAATTTGCGTCGTCGTACCAGATATGCACAGATGTCACCAGAGAGAAAGCAATTATTTTTATCCGAGCTAAGAGAAAAAAGGGCTGAGTCAAAAAGACAAAAACACCTTCATCAATCAAATACTACTGCCGCTCTTACAATCAGTAGTTCTTCATTATCGCCTCAGGAAG TTGAAGCTTCTGAAGCCACAAACCTACCAGTTACTTTAACTACAGGACATCATCAATCAAATAGTACTGGCGCCCTTACAATCAGCACTTCTTCGTTATCTCCTCAACAAGGTTAG